Proteins encoded by one window of Heterodontus francisci isolate sHetFra1 chromosome 12, sHetFra1.hap1, whole genome shotgun sequence:
- the rps14 gene encoding 40S ribosomal protein S14 isoform X1, with product MGRMAPRKGKEKKEEQVISLGPQVAEGENVFGVCHIFASFNDTFVHVTDLSGKETICRVTGGMKVKADRDESSPYAAMLAAQDVSQRCKELGITALHIKLRATGGNRTKTPGPGAQSALRALARSGMKIGRIEDVTPIPSDSTRRKGGRRGRRL from the exons AATGGCTCCTCGTAAGGGTAAAGAAAAGAAGGAAGAACAGGTGATTAGTTTGGGGCCGCAGGTGGCTGAAGGAGAGAATGTTTTCGGAGTTTGCCACATCTTCGCTTCCTTCAACGATACTTTTGTCCATGTAACAGACTTGTCCGGCAA GGAAACCATCTGCCGCGTCACTGGTGGGATGAAGGTGAAGGCAGACCGAGATGAGTCCTCCCCTTACGCAGCCATGTTGGCTGCTCAGGATGTGTCTCAGAGATGCAAGGAGCTGGGGATCACTGCCCTACACATCAAACTGCGCGCCACTGGAGGCAACAG GACCAAAACCCCTGGACCCGGTGCACAGTCAGCCCTGAGAGCTCTGGCTCGATCTGGGATGAAAATTGGCcgaattg AGGATGTTACTCCCATTCCGTCGGACAGCACTCGCAGAAAGGGAGGTCGCAGAGGTCGTCGTTTGTAA
- the rps14 gene encoding 40S ribosomal protein S14 isoform X2, translating into MAPRKGKEKKEEQVISLGPQVAEGENVFGVCHIFASFNDTFVHVTDLSGKETICRVTGGMKVKADRDESSPYAAMLAAQDVSQRCKELGITALHIKLRATGGNRTKTPGPGAQSALRALARSGMKIGRIEDVTPIPSDSTRRKGGRRGRRL; encoded by the exons ATGGCTCCTCGTAAGGGTAAAGAAAAGAAGGAAGAACAGGTGATTAGTTTGGGGCCGCAGGTGGCTGAAGGAGAGAATGTTTTCGGAGTTTGCCACATCTTCGCTTCCTTCAACGATACTTTTGTCCATGTAACAGACTTGTCCGGCAA GGAAACCATCTGCCGCGTCACTGGTGGGATGAAGGTGAAGGCAGACCGAGATGAGTCCTCCCCTTACGCAGCCATGTTGGCTGCTCAGGATGTGTCTCAGAGATGCAAGGAGCTGGGGATCACTGCCCTACACATCAAACTGCGCGCCACTGGAGGCAACAG GACCAAAACCCCTGGACCCGGTGCACAGTCAGCCCTGAGAGCTCTGGCTCGATCTGGGATGAAAATTGGCcgaattg AGGATGTTACTCCCATTCCGTCGGACAGCACTCGCAGAAAGGGAGGTCGCAGAGGTCGTCGTTTGTAA